The Arachis hypogaea cultivar Tifrunner chromosome 16, arahy.Tifrunner.gnm2.J5K5, whole genome shotgun sequence genome contains a region encoding:
- the LOC112756520 gene encoding uncharacterized protein isoform X2: MTGDKGILSEERKHLLAVKKVELEKQIQERAGAQASSTTSFQQQDSSSTKGDVDSVWRPSVLGTNITLGDKRIGIKTSVMEEKATACNMLCCYADELKEGFFPWIDQVAGTLVPLLKFYFHEEVRKAAVSAMPELLRSAKLAIEKGQSQGRDASYLKFLSDSIIPVLVDALHKELN; this comes from the exons ATGACTGGGGACAAAGGTATTCTTTCTGAAGAAAGGAAACATCTCCTAGCTGTCAAAAAAGTAGAGCTTGAAAAGCAAATTCAAGAAAGAGCTGGTGCACAAGCTTCGTCAACTACTTCTTTTCAGCAGCAAGATTCCTCTAGTACAAAGGGTGATGTTGACAGTG TATGGAGACCATCAGTCTTGGGGACAAACATCACTCTTGGGGACAAAAGAATTGGAATCAAAACTAGTGTTATGGAAGAAAAGGCCACAGCCTGTAACATGCTTTGCTGTTATGCTGATGAGTTGAAGGAAGGATTCTTTCCATGGATTGATCAG GTTGCAGGAACTTTAGTTCCACTTCTTAAATTTTACTTCCATGAGGAGGTTAGAAAAGCAGCCGTTTCAG CAATGCCGGAGCTATTACGTTCTGCAAAGTTGGCTATTGAGAAAGGGCAATCTCAAGGTCGGGATGCATCCTATTTGAAGTTTTTGAGTGACAGTATCATCCCAGTTTTGGTGGACGCTTTACATAAG GAACTGAACTAG
- the LOC112758346 gene encoding pterocarpan synthase 1, translated as MAKTLTFFSTLTVLFFLFSSYVTAKQPRFYRSISPTSLGLRKEKLSHLHFYFHDIVSGPKPTAIRVAEAQVTKHSPTLFGAVVMIDDPLTVGPEPTSKLVGKAQGIYASASQNDMGLLMVMNLEFSEGKYNGSTLSLLGRNAVLHTIREMPIVGGSGLFRFAHGYAQAKTHWINITSGDAIVEYNVYVFHY; from the coding sequence ATGGCTAAAACCTTAACCTTCTTCTCCACACTCAccgtcctcttcttcctcttctcgtCCTATGTAACAGCCAAACAACCTCGCTTCTATCGAAGCATCTCTCCCACATCTCTGGGCCTCCGCAAAGAGAAGCTCAGCCACCTCCATTTCTATTTCCACGACATTGTCAGCGGCCCAAAGCCCACCGCCATAAGGGTGGCCGAGGCCCAAGTGACAAAACATTCCCCCACCCTCTTCGGAGCGGTGGTCATGATCGACGACCCCTTGACAGTGGGGCCCGAGCCCACCTCGAAGCTGGTGGGAAAAGCCCAGGGAATCTACGCTTCTGCTTCGCAGAACGACATGGGGTTGCTGATGGTGATGAACTTGGAGTTCTCTGAAGGCAAATACAATGGCAGCACGCTAAGCTTGCTTGGTCGGAACGCGGTGCTTCACACCATCAGGGAGATGCCCATCGTTGGTGGCAGCGGGCTTTTCCGATTCGCCCATGGCTATGCTCAGGCCAAGACTCACTGGATCAATATCACTTCAGGGGACGCCATTGTCGAGTACAATGTCTACGTGTTCCATTATTGA
- the LOC112756520 gene encoding uncharacterized protein isoform X1, producing MPIYTMGIQESNRIHYGKSQSSVELGTSSGAMMPFGGLNNMRQPDNNNSSGSPSAGKSLEATSFSKGTESAIMTGDKGILSEERKHLLAVKKVELEKQIQERAGAQASSTTSFQQQDSSSTKGDVDSVWRPSVLGTNITLGDKRIGIKTSVMEEKATACNMLCCYADELKEGFFPWIDQVAGTLVPLLKFYFHEEVRKAAVSAMPELLRSAKLAIEKGQSQGRDASYLKFLSDSIIPVLVDALHKELN from the exons ATGCCTATATATACTATGGGAATCCAAGAATCTAATAGAATACACTATGGAAAGTCACAATCTTCTGTTGAATTGGGTACCTCGTCAGGGGCCATGATGCCTTTTGGAGGTCTGAACAATATGAGACAACCTGATAATAATAACTCTTCAGGGTCCCCTTCTGCTGGAAAATCTCTGGAAGCTACGTCATTCTCCAAGGGAACTGAGAGTGCAATAATGACTGGGGACAAAGGTATTCTTTCTGAAGAAAGGAAACATCTCCTAGCTGTCAAAAAAGTAGAGCTTGAAAAGCAAATTCAAGAAAGAGCTGGTGCACAAGCTTCGTCAACTACTTCTTTTCAGCAGCAAGATTCCTCTAGTACAAAGGGTGATGTTGACAGTG TATGGAGACCATCAGTCTTGGGGACAAACATCACTCTTGGGGACAAAAGAATTGGAATCAAAACTAGTGTTATGGAAGAAAAGGCCACAGCCTGTAACATGCTTTGCTGTTATGCTGATGAGTTGAAGGAAGGATTCTTTCCATGGATTGATCAG GTTGCAGGAACTTTAGTTCCACTTCTTAAATTTTACTTCCATGAGGAGGTTAGAAAAGCAGCCGTTTCAG CAATGCCGGAGCTATTACGTTCTGCAAAGTTGGCTATTGAGAAAGGGCAATCTCAAGGTCGGGATGCATCCTATTTGAAGTTTTTGAGTGACAGTATCATCCCAGTTTTGGTGGACGCTTTACATAAG GAACTGAACTAG